The following DNA comes from Babylonia areolata isolate BAREFJ2019XMU chromosome 31, ASM4173473v1, whole genome shotgun sequence.
CGTGACCGTGACgggacacatgcacatacaatttcacacgcacgcactgacgaaCGCCGCCAGGCgcaagtgtacacacacgcacagacacatacactgatacacacattaacactacacacacacacacacacacattaacaggttgcacacacacacacacacacacacttccttggtCATTTCACTGATTCCTGGCTAAGAAATATCGGGGAACTGCAGGCTATCATACTGGTCTGTCACCCgaacttctgtttcttctgcgtttgtgggctgcaaaatCCCTCCCTCGCCGTGCACTcgtcagtggtttttttttttttttttttttttgacgtgaATGACTGGACCGACACTTATCGACTGAGTTAGCATTCAAGTTCACTTCACGGGTAACTAATTAAAAGACACCATGTGCATTTTACACGCTGACTGGTTGTGGTGATGCTGCGCAGGGAACTTACAGACGCATCGTTTGaatattcctgtgtgtgtgtgtgtatgtgtgccagtgtgtgtgtgtgtgtgtgtgtgccagtgtgtgtgtgtgtgcgtggtgtgtgtgtgtgcgtgcgtgtgtgtgtgcgtgtgtatgtgtgtgtgtgccatggcagtgtgtgtgtgtgtgtgtgtgtcccacagtgAGAGATTaagagggagacggagaaagagagagagagagagagagagagagagagagagtgtgtgtgtcagtgcgtgcgtgtgtgtatgccagtgtgtgtgtgtgtgtgtgtgcgtgtgtgtgtgtgacacacacagggagagaaagatggaaaataAATCCATACGACATGCATTTAGGGAGGCTATCGAAAAACTCGTCCTCAGTGCAACTGTCATTATTTTGGTTTgttcccacatccacacacccctcaaATCACACATCTACAGCtagtatgcgcgcgtgcgcacactgacacacacacacacacaactgaaaaagaagaagaaagtttaagCGTTTTCCACGTGTACCGATGCACATGGCTCCCGTATCGAGCATGCAGTTCCCAAAAGCACACACCTGAGCTTAGGTATGAGACTTCGAAAACAATTGTTCAAACACGGTATTCTCAACTGACCCGGCAACACCAAAAGGTGTGCAACGGCTTAATTGCGTCACTGGGTTTTGCACAATTTTTCGATCGATACCTTTTGACCGTGTGTCGCAGAGCACATGCAGTTGGCAGTATAACATTCAACTCATTTTGTGTTGGTCTGTCGAGAATGCGTTGAAATATATGCTTTGAAAGAATATAATTTCCACTGAAGAACTGCATTGTGACCATGCTTGGGTTCAAGTGCAAATATACAGTCGCAAAGTCAACGCCGGTTACGATCACGTTCACTCGTCGGAAATAGAAGTTTCAGGTATCCGCTTCATGGACGTCTCGAAGtgcaacatcacatctgctaaaaatgaaaagaagggaACAACTGCCTGACTTTCGCACAAACTCAACGTGCAATAAATTGAAACGGTAACCGAAACATGGTTTGAATTCTGAAACGGCGTGACACCCAAATGTTCTGAAACGCCTATTTCCGGACAGCTCGTGCGCATGCGTCCCGAGCAACTAGGAAGCGAATGCCCGAAGAAGACAACACAAAGTGACAAGAACCTCGGTGTCAGGATCTAGCAGCTTGCAAGGCTTTCCAGTATTAGGACGAAACAAACATCCTGTCATTATGTCTGATGACGATTGGAATAGCAATTTTGACAACGACGATTTTGATGAGCAATGGGAGCAGGCACGCTGTGAGTTTTTCCAAAATACTCCGGCTTGTAATCTGGTGCTTCTCTTCAAAAAACcatgatatcattattatatttatagtAATGCACGTCCACTTGACATGGGCGTAAAGTGATTTTGTGTTTGccattttcaaacacacagacacaaaccccacacacacacagacacacccactggGTGACCCAGTATTAGTTTCTATTGAAGTTCActgtgttcgaacaaatccataatacgATACATCACATCTACTCTTaactttcagagtggatttctactatAGAGTTTTGACAGACGACAACACTTATGCTGCcatggggttctttttcagtgtaccaGACCAGATGTAGATACTGAgattgtcacacatcacacagacacacagtttcagtttcagtagctcaaggaggcgtcactgcgttctgacaaatccatatacgctacaccacatctgccaagcagatgcctgaccagcagcgtaacccaacgcgcttagtcaggccttgagaaaaaaaaaaaagactgaacatGGTTATATGAATGTACTTGACCGAGCATACTGTATCAAATGCCATACGGGCTTTCTCTAAGTTCAGTGATATGATTCTGCCATCACCACTGAACGAAGATCGCTTACAGTGGGTCACCGTAGGCAAATGTGGTCCGTGGTGAGCAACTCGTGTAACTTTTCAATCATGTccagccacacagacaaacaagacagacagacagacacacacacacacacacacacacacacacacacacacacacacacacacacacacacacacacacatgtatgcataaccAAAAGCCACATGACTGGCAGGTGAAAGCGAGAAAGGTAAAAAGCAAAGTTCATGAGCCATAGTTTACATTCTCAGGGTTTCACAAACTCTTATTAAACTGGCAGCTGCTCCAGAGAAATGATTCACAAGCAAGAGCAGTTTCACAGTTTATGgcattatttaatttattattctGAGACCTTGTTGCGGTGGTGCATGTAGACAGAGCTGCATGTGTTAACATGTACGGTATATGAATTTACTTTGAGCTGTATATTTGAGAGAAAAATAACACCCCACTGAATCAGtgtttattactatcatcattttcttctcattattgttATAGTCTATTAGTAACTTAGTAAGTATGCAAACAATAAGTATGTATGtaagcaataatgatgatattaatgataatatgatggtgatattatcattatcatcattgttattatgttgtcattattattgttagtatggttattattattattattattattattattattattgtcattctcaTTATTCTCAGTATGATTCTTACTATTGTTATATCATTATCAATTATTctcattatcagtattatgtaCTTGTcaacatcatcctcattatcatcatcattgtaaatgATTCATTAGTTCTGTAAGCATGGCTTTGAGAGCCCTCAATGTAAATTCCTCCTCACAAATTCATCATACCTTTCAACTTGCACTAGCACACTTGACTAAAGTTTGACTTTGTGGCCTCGCACACAACAGCAACGGTGAACATGGGCGTTGGCATTATCATCGCCATCGCGGTGGGCATCctgctcttcatcatcatctcggTGGTGGTGTGCATCTACTGCGTGTGCAAGCGACGCACCCTCTCCTCAGGGACGGTGGTGCAGAGGGGGCCCCCCCCAACGCAGCAGGTGACCACCTACAGCTTCCCGGTGCAGCAGCAAGGCATGGTGCCACAGCAGCATCCGGTGCCGCCTCAGGGATATGgtcagtgttttgtgttgtggtgtggtatggtgtggtgtctcGTGTTGTCCTTCTGTACTGTggcgtgttgtattgtgtaaaaATTGTTCTGTTGTACATTGTCAGCAAGGCATGGTGCCACAGCAGCATCCGGTGCCGCCTCAGGGATATGgtcagtgttttgtgttgtggtgtggtatggtgtggtgtctcGTGTTGTCCTTCTGTACTGTGGCATGTTGTATTGTGTAAAAATTGTTCTGTTGTACATTGTCAGCAAGGCATGGTGCCACAGCAGCATCCGGTGCCGCCTCAGGGATATGgtcagtgttttgtgttgtggtgtggtatggtgtggtgtctcGTGTTGTTGTCCTTCTGTACTGTggcgtgttgtattgtgtaaaaATTGTTCTGTTGTACATTGTCAGCAAGGCATGGTGCCACAGCAGCATCCGGTGCCGCCTCAGGGATATGgtcagtgttttgtgttgttgtggtgtggtatggtgtggtgtctcGTGTTGTCCTTCTGTACTGTggcgtgttgtattgtgtaaaaATGGTTATGTTGTACATTGTGACCACCTACAGCCTCCCCTGTCcagcagtgttgtggtgtgttgtgttttgttgtgttgtggttggaaGTGTTGTGGGTAAGTGCGTTGTACTGTTGTGTGGTGGTATgatgcccgactcgtcctcagtcagaaaaaatctgagcacatcactactcttttgcaacatctccactggctccctgtttcacacagaataaagtacaagatcagcactctatgttataaatgtattcacaaatctgccccttcctatctctgcggctgccttcacctctgttctccatcttgctcactacgattggcgtcggatccactctgtttacgcatacccagattcaaacacttgactgttggccgcagttttttctctgtctctggaccttacaattggaatgaacttcctcttacgcttggtcaagtctccacactcagctctttcaagtctggccttaaaacccacctcttcccaaaacagcctcccttccctgcctcttccttgtcttcagtttctccagttttagagttatgcatgcgagtgaatgattggtgcgaaagcgctttgatttgtctctgcacaagattcagcgctatataaataccatttttggtgtcatatactgtaccatgtcaaactgatgcaaactaggcctatcggtttgctctgcttggccaaattttgcgcggctaacagtgaaaagacgacccgtcttgcccagtcattattattattattatggtgtggtgtggtgtattgtgctgcattgcgtTGTCACCATCTATGACTTCCATGCCGAGTAGCAAGGCACGGTGCCAGAGCAGCCTCTGGTGCTGCCTCAGGGATATGgtcagtgttttgtgttgtggtgttgaatGGTGTTTGGCgttatgttgttttgtggttAGATGTGTTGTAGTGGGATGtgatgtggtgggggtgtgtttgtttatatattgtggtgtgttgttgtggaattgtggtatggtgtggtgtgttgttggggaattattgtggtatggtggtggtgtgttgttgtggtgtggtgtggtgtggtgtgttgttggggaattattgtggtatggtggtggtgtgttgtggtgtggtgtggtgtggtgttggggagttattgtggtatggtggtggtgtgttgttgtgtagtggtgtggtgtggtgtattgtggtgttgtgtgttgtgttgcgaccACCTCCAGCTTCCTTGTCCAGCAGCAAGGCACGGTGCCACAGCATTATCCAGTGCCTCCTTAGGAATATGGTCAgtaccagaatcagaatcatgatttacttgtcatgaaaaccgtgaattttgtggtgtgttgtgttgtgttgtacttatggtgtgttgtggtgcagtgtggttcagtgtggtctgttgtggtttttggtggtgtattgtgttgtattatttgtatttgtatttctttttatcacaactgaaattcaggctgctctccccagggagagcgcgttgctacactacagcgccatcctattttttttattatttatttatttatttccctgcgtgcagttttgtttgtttttcctatcgaagtgatttttccacagaattttgccaggaacaacacctttgttgccatgggttcttttatgtgtgctaagtgcatgctgcacatgggacctcggtttatcatctcatctgaatgactagcttccagaccaccactcaaggtctagtggagggggagaaaatatcggtcgctgagccatgattcgaactagTGCACTCAAATTCTcatgcttcctaggtggatgcgttacctctaggccaacactccaacaACCCCAGTTGTGACCAcctatgaattcactgtccagcAGCAAAGGTTGTTGCCTTAGCAGCATCCAGTGCCAGCTCAgggagtttgtgttgtgtggtgtggtgtgttgtaagtgtattgtggtgtgttgtggtgtaagtgtattgtggtgtgttgtagtgtggtgtgttgtggtgtggtgtagtgtggtgtgttgtaagtgtattgcggtgtgttatagtgtggtgtggtgtggtgtgttgtgttgtggtgtggtgtggtgtggtgtggtgtgttgtgttgtgttgtgttgtaagtgtattgtggtgtgttgtagtgtgatgtgttatggtgtgttgtgttgtaagtgtattgtgtggtgtgttgtagtgtggtatgttgtggtgtgttgtgttgtaagtgtattgtggtgtgttgtagtgtggtgtgttgactTGTGTTGtaagtgtattgtggtgtgttgtagtgtggtgtgttgtgttgtaagtgtattgtggtgtgttgtagtgtggtgtgttgtgttgtaagtgtgctgtggtgtgttgtagtgtggtgtgttgtgttgtaagtgtattgtggtgtgttgtagtgtggtgtggtgtggtgtgttgtaagtgtattgtggtgtgttgtagtgtggtgtggtgttgtgttgtgttgtaagtgtattgtggtgtgttgtagtgtggtgtggtgtgttgtgttgtgttgtaagtgtattgtggtgtgttgtagtgtggtgtgttgtgttgtgttgtgttgtaagtgtattgtggtgtgttgtagtgtggtgtggtgtgttgtgttgtgttgtaagtgtattgtggtgtgttgtagtgtgtaaaAAAACTGTTGTGTTGtaagtgtattgtggtgtgttgtagtgtggtgtggtgtggtgtgttgtgttgtgttgtagtgtattgtggtgtgttgtagtgtgtaaaaaactgttgtgttgtgttgtggccaCCTACAGCTTCCCTGTCcagcagtgttgtggtgtgtcgtgtggtatgttttgttatgttgtggtgAGAGTCAATGAAGGtttgtgtcagtggtgttggcaGAACGAGAACCGATGTGAGGTTTGTGTCAACGTTGTTGGTCcattagctcagttggttagacTCAGAGCGCCGTGTCGATAACTCCTGGTAAAGATCATGGGTTTGACCCCCATGTGGGCCACTTAgtgtttaggaggaaggtggcagaatggttaagatgctaagCTGCCAGTacgagagtccatgagggtgtaggaggttcttcttcttcttcttcttctgcgtttgtgggctgcaactcccacattcactcgtatgcacacgagtgggcttttacgtgtatgaccatttttaaacccgccatgtaggcagccatactccgttttcgggggtgtgcatgctgggtatgttcttgtttccataatccaccgaacgctgacatggattacgggatctctaacgtgcgtatttgatcttctgcttgcatatacacacgaagggggttcaggcactagcaggtctgcacatatgttgacctgggagattgtaaaaatctccacccttcacccaccaggcgccgtcaccgtgattcgaacccgggaccctcagattgacagtccaacgctttaaccacttggctgttgcgcccgtcgagggtgtaggttcgaatcctgcttttgccctttctcccccaagtttgactggaaaatcaaactgagcgtctagtcattgtgatcagacgctaaaccgaggtgcacttggcgcactgaaaaaaaagaacccatagcaatgagagtgttgttatctggcaaaattctgaagaggaAATccacaaaacaaatatatatatataagcataataataataatggatacttatatagtacactatccagaaatctgctctaggtgctttacaaaaacgcttttgttaacataaaacattatatctatgttacatacacacaccaaaatgtgactacacacacacacacacacacacacacacacacactgcatacatacattttaacatacatgtgtatctaacagctatcctataacacatacgcacacatagtcagacacaaagcatgcactccaggcctgactaagtgcgtcaGGTtatgcatctgcctagcagatatggtgtagcctatatatatatatatatatatatatatatatggatttgtccgtaggcagtgatgcctcattgagaaattgaaactgaaacttgtgtcaGCAGGTGCAGCCTATCCTCCAGCCGTTGCGCCAGGCCCAGCTCAGCCGTACCCCCCGCCGCCGGGTCCTGGAGGGTTCGCCCAGCCAGCCCCTCAGCCGTACCCCCCTCCTCCGGGGATGGTGATGCCCCCTCCCTacaacccccagcccccgcccatGGGCGTCAGCGAGAAGCAGACAGCCTCGGCTCCCCCCATGGAGTAGTTGACTCcttagggaggagggaggggagggatggagggagtgaaggagatggagggtgagggaggacgtgatttttttttttttttttttttttttgtcgttgttgttgagaCACTGATTCTGAGATTTTTGTATTCCTGTATTGCATCTTTAAGAGTGGATGTATAGATCTATAGTGACTCGCATGAGGTAGTGTCTTTTCACAAGTAGTGTAAGggggttttgttttctctctctctctctctctctctctctctctctctctctctcttttgttgttgtattttttgttttaatacaAATTAATTATTAGCTGTTTCAGGGTTAACAAACAAGCATGGTGATTATTGGAAGATAATGTGTTGATGTTAGCAGATACATAGTAGTCATTTAGTTAACATCATGTCagagaactaaaaaaaaccaaaaaaacaaaaacaaaaaaaccccacaaaaaacaacaacaaagaatgaaaacagtGTAATCAGAAGTGTAAATAATGACTCAAAGAGTGTCATGATATGCAGCAGTGAACAAAGTCTGGGAAGGGGAAAAATTCTGattctcaaaaaaagaaaaaaaagaaagaagaagaagcgttaGGAGAGTATTTCAGGATTGAAGCTtgctgctgggggaaaaaaaaaaacacaacaacacaacaacacgaaaCAAACCTGTTGGAACATAATATTGTTGCAAAATATGCAAGTTATGGGATGATAGTTGGCCTGATGAGTGGAAGGTTGTGGAAGCGAAACGGGATACTGTTGATGAAGGTGCCTAATTCAAAAAAAGGTGTGAAAGAGAGCTTTGGTTGAAAGGTAGTTTGGTGTGGAGAGAGCTGTGGTTGAAAGAGAGCTTTGGTTGAGTATGGAGGAGAGTTTAGAGAGAGCTTTACTTGAGTATGGAAGATGGAGAGAGCTTTGATTCAAAGAGAGCTTTGGTTGAGTACGGAAGAGAGTGTAGAGAGAGCTTTACTTGAGTATGGAAGATGGAGAGAGCTTTGATTCAAAGAGAGCTTTGGTTGAGTACGGAAGAGAGTTTAGAGAGAGCTTTACTTGAGTATGGAAGATGGAGAGAGCTTTGATTCATTGTCAAAGAGAGCTTTGGTTGAGTACGGAAGAGAGTTTAGAGAGAGCTTTACTTGAGTATGGAAGATGGAGAGAGCTTTGATTCATTGTCAAAGAGAGCTTTGGTTGAGTACGGAAGAGAGTTTAGAGAGAGCTTTATTTGAGTATGGAAGATGGAGAGAGCTTTGATTCAAAGAGAGCTTTGGTTGAGTACGGAAGAGAGTTTAGAGAGAGCTTAATTTGAGTATGGAAGATGGAGAGAGCTTTGATTCAAAGAGAGCTTTGGTTGAGTACGGAAGAGAGTTTAGAGAGAGCTTAACTTGAGTATGGAAGATGGAGAGAGCTTTGATTCATTGTCAGAGAGAGCTTTGGTTGAGTACGGAAGAGAGTTTAGAGAGAGCTTTACTTGAGTATGGAAGATGGAGAGAGCTTTGATTCAAAGAGAGCTTTGGTTGAGTACGGAAGAGAGTTTAGAGAGAGCTTTACTTGAGTATGGAAGAGAGCTTTAGTTCCAAGAGAGCTTTGTGGAATGTGGGGGAATGATGTGCAGTGTtgaattgatgatgattatgatctgATGTGAagggtgatgattatgatttgaTGTGAAGAGTGATCATTCACATTGAATAAGAGGGACAAAGTGTGTGTAGTTTTGAACAAGACGGAGAGTTTGTGTCAGACTTTGTGTAATTGAGCAGTCTTTTTATCTTTCTCGGCTTCTGCCGTGAAGCATGTGAAATTACCTGTGAAAAGAGGTTGTGGTCTAATGGAAAAAAGCAAAATGACTGCGATACGATTGTGAAGTCAGCAAGAATAAGAAACCAACCAGGCACTAATGTCGTGTTCAATAGATTCGGGATAAACCAGCCAAGTAGAATCTTTTGATGCCATATTAGGAATATGATACTGTAAGCTGAGGAATTTACCCTTGATACGGTGTTCACTCTCTCCATTTTGTCTGTGAGGCAGACGTGTATCAGATACAGCTGCACGATAACGACAGTCTTGTTCTGTTGTGGGTAGATCTGCAAGTGAAATCTCTTCTTTGAAAAATTCATCAGCTTCTACATTTACAGTCTCATGTATATATAAGGTCTGTAGCTGGCACAGATTGGCCTggtttgttttaatttctttacACTTTTTAAGTTATCACTGGATCAAACTTCGGGACTTTTTTTCTGGGACAGCGCTCTCACTTGTGTTGACgggacatactttttttttttttttttttttttttgctgccctgggACATACTTTGTTGATGTGTTTATTGAATGATTAATCTTTGTGGCTTACTgtaactctttaaaaaaaattttttttcatcagttatatatatgttattgtgtcaacaatttctcttttcgAGATAATATAGTGTTCTTGTCTCTTCTTAGTGTGGGttcaaaaaaaattatttattcttttttttttattaaaaaaaaaatttttttagtcaGTTGAAGGCAAAAGAGAGACAGCTGTATTTGAATCAGACATCGTTTTTCTCTGAAAGGGTTGCTCTTTTCAGAGAGGCCATTTGGTGACTGACAGTAAAAGCAGTGGATATATATGATGTTTGGATGGTCCGAAATAGCTTACATCAGAAGTGTTTCAGTGTTTTTGGAAGCTTTCACAAAGCTCTACTTGCTTCTCCTCCGTCCTTTTCTAAAGTTCTGTTATCTCTGCACCACTAGTTCCAgttttgacatgtgtgtgtgtgtgtgtgtgtgtgtgtgtgtgtgtgtgtgtgtgtgtgttctctcttgtTCGAGCAAGAACAGTTCTTTTTCAGAGCATGTGCAAATGTTCAGTGACGGTCAGATTATACATTGATGCCCATTTTTGGACGACTTTGCTGATGAcgatcatcatcacacaaagagAACGTTGGGGAAAGCGGCAAAATGATATTAGATTCAGTTTCACAGCATGTTTCTGAACAGCACAGAGAAGGCTGCTTTTTGTGTTCACACGGAAAAGGAAACTGAACCAAACCTTTTAAGTGCAATTCAGTCTGTCATGTAATATATACATGTCCATGAATCTGAACGTCTTGTCTTATCTGCCAATCAACCTATCATTTAGTATCAAGCTACATACATGTACCATCTTAACCTACTGACTTACCTACCTGCCTACATGCCAGTCCACTAACATTtggatgtgatatatatatatatattataaattatACATGTTAATGAGATTGTAGGATGCTCAAGTTGAAATCAAGGCACAGGTTGAGGTTAAAAATTCCAGCAGTTTAGTGTATCGAGGTGGTGGCATTATTACAGCAATCCAAATTTTGTGCTCAAGATGgccaagtatttgtatttgtatttgtatttctttttatcacagcagatttcggtgtgaaattcgggctgctttccctagggagagcgtgtcgctgcactacagcgccacccgttaaaaattttttttcctgtgtgcatttttttttaatttgtttttcctatcaaagtggattttttctacagaatttttccaggaacaacccttttgttgccatgggttcttttatgtgcgctaagtgcatgctgcacacaggacctcggtttatcttcccatccgaatggctagcgtccagaccaccactcaaggtccagtggagggggagaaaatatcggcggctgagccgtgattcgaaccagcgcgctcagatttccttgcttactaggcggacgcgttacctctaggtcatcactccacttcatttcACCCTGGTACTGGTGTTTTTTCATGATAAGTAGCAGTTGTATTTCATTCAAGTCACTTTTGACAGatcattttttttcatcacttgttGAAAatcatgaaacaacaacaaaacaataacaacaaaacttagTCAAATATGTTTAGGATGTTCCGCTACTTACCCAGAACTTCACTGGCAAGTCCAACTCCAAGATCACATCTGAATTGACAGTAAAATGCAGATTTCTATTTGTATAATCTGGGCAGGTGATTTTTGATTTATgattacatacattcatgcatctttgtgtcaatgtatctgtctatctaccttttGATATGTGCAAAATTCTTGTTTTTGCAACTTCAAGACAGCGTAAGAATTCTGTGACAGGGGTGAAGGAGAGTTTTTGTGGTGAGAGAGTACTGagttagggtttgtttttttttttgttgttgttgttaaaagctATTGGTAGTATGGTGAAGGGTGTGAGTATAGTCTTGAATGTGTGGACATTTGTGAATTTCTGCCGATTTCTCTGATGTTTTGCAATGATtgtacagatatgtatatattgtgAAATGACGAAAGGGATGCCCGCTTGCACTTGTTTTCTATCACCTGCTCCTCTTGTTCAATTATTGTgcaagtggtttgtgtgtgtgtgtgtgtgtgtgtgtgtgtgtgtgtgtgcgtgcgtgcgtgcgtgtgtgtgtttgtgtgtgagtgtgcatgcgtgcgtgcgtgtgtttgtttgttttctcataGTCATAGTTGTCTTCCTCTCCTTCATATTTTTGAGAATGTCATAAAGTTATACAGGTATGCaaatgtgttgatttttttttttcatagcaaaTTTGAAAAGTCATTTTCCGGCAGTGTTTGGCTGAGATTATTGTGACTGCTGtgtccagttttttttcttctttattttaaagtatatttatttatttatgtattcatttattggtTATTTATTTCTCTTCTCATATGACAGGGTAAAAAAGGTCAGGCACATAAAAGCTTACTAccccccctgaaaatggagtatggctgcctgtatggtggGGTAAGAAAACCACCATTGGTGACTTTAGTCGACATTGAGGGTTCATGTTAaaaggactgtttttcacatCGTTAACAAAGCtttacagctgcagccagttttccCCCAC
Coding sequences within:
- the LOC143275944 gene encoding uncharacterized protein LOC143275944 isoform X1; translation: MSDDDWNSNFDNDDFDEQWEQARSTVNMGVGIIIAIAVGILLFIIISVVVCIYCVCKRRTLSSGTVVQRGPPPTQQVTTYSFPVQQQGMVPQQHPVPPQGYAGAAYPPAVAPGPAQPYPPPPGPGGFAQPAPQPYPPPPGMVMPPPYNPQPPPMGVSEKQTASAPPME
- the LOC143275944 gene encoding uncharacterized protein LOC143275944 isoform X2 — protein: MSDDDWNSNFDNDDFDEQWEQARSTVNMGVGIIIAIAVGILLFIIISVVVCIYCVCKRRTLSSGTVVQRGPPPTQQVTTYSFPVQQQGMVPQQHPVPPQGYGAAYPPAVAPGPAQPYPPPPGPGGFAQPAPQPYPPPPGMVMPPPYNPQPPPMGVSEKQTASAPPME